atatgtattttattcacttatttcattattttatgcatgttaattaataatatatatggaACCATGTATACTtagtatgtttagtatttgaTTTTTTATATTGGTATGCATAagtgtatttatattttttttgtcctTTATATATGCATAGTGGTATGTACTCATTTTTTTTATACAGATATATTTCTTGGGATACATATATATAccttatatatacacataaaattatatatatataataaatatatatttcttggtatacatatatatataccttaTATAGATAtacaatcatatatatatgtatataattgaattttttttaatgcatGTTATTGCTATCATTACCATCATATATGAGTTATTGATTTATTTTGTcttacaaaatataaattttagttaataaacacgttaatttatttattctattGCCATTCTGCATTAAACTAATTCTGTTACGAGAATTATGATacaaatattgataaatttgaaATTCTATAAGCCATTCTACTATATTATACACATATGCATGAAATTCTATATGTACAGTTACATATATATGTTCGCTGCCTTAAACTGCAATATCCAtgtatttatatttgtttatatattaaatatagtatGCATGCTATATTTACATATTATGTTTAATGGATATGTAGTTTCCATATGCAAATTTATATTGTTTTACGATATAAATTTATATGTACTTATTTCTCCAAGTATTATGTAACCAATCAGATATGGCTGAAAATATGGATGTCATTGCTACTGGAAGCATTGAAGGATCTCCCCAAACTCCAGCTTCAACTACCAAGGACCAATCTAAGGGTCAGGCTGTGCAAGTTTCGGTACCATTGGTACCAACGGTCTCAACGGTTCCTGTGAACCATAATGAGAAACCGGATAAGTTCACTGGGGTGAACTTCAAAACGTGGCAGCAGAAAATGCTTTTCTATCTGACAACATTGAATCTTGCGAGATTCTTAAAAGAGGATCCTCCCTTTATTGGAGAGGATGAGATAGATGTGCAAACTCAGCAAGCAATTGACGCTTGGAAGCATGCTGAATTCCTGTGTAGGAATTATCTTCTGAATGGCTTATCTGACACTCTGTATGGTGTGTACAGTGTGAAGAAAACAGCCAAAGAATTGTGGAACTCTTTGGACCACAAATATAAGGCTGAAGATGCTGGCGCCAAGAAATTCTTGGTTGGTCAATTCTTGAACTTCAAGATGGTAGACTCCAAgaatgtgataagccaagtgCAAGAGCTTCAATTGATCATCCATGGGATCCATGCTGAAGGAATGGTTTTGAGTGAATCATTCCAAGTAGCTGCAATTATTGAGAAGCTACCCCCTGCATGGAAAGACTTCAAGAACTATTTGAAGCACAAGCGAAAGGAAATGAGTGTTGAAGATCTCATTCTCAGACTTCGCGTTGAAGAGGATAACCAAGGTAATGAGAAGCGAACCTTGAATCCTAATGCTGCCAAGGCAAAATTGATGGAGCATGATAGAGGCTCAAAGGGGAAGAATCCTAAGCACAAGCAAAGGCCCAAGTTGGGACCGAAAGGTGGAATTGCAAAGAAGCCAAAGTTGCAAGGGAAGTGCTTTAACTGTGGCAAGATGGGACATAAATCATCTGAGTGCAAATTGCGCAAGAAGAAAGGCAATGAGACCTATATGGTGGGCGCGATATCCCAAGAGGTCGCTGAATTAGACTTATGTGCCGTGGTCTCTGAAGTCAACCTGGTGGATGCGAATTCAAAGGAATGGTGGCTCGACACTGGAGCTATCGTCATATATGTGCAAACAAGTCAACATTCTCTGATCTGACTACACTGTAAAATGGAGAGAAGCTCTACATGGGCAACTCGGCAACCTTTGAGATAAAAGGGGAAGGAACTGTGTTCTTGAAGATGACGTCTGGAAAGAATGTCAAGCTGCAAAATGTACTGTATGTGCCTGACATTCGTAGGAATCTGATATCTGGAACTCTGCTGAGTGTACATGGGTTCAAGATGGTGTTTGAATCTCATAAAATTGTACTCACTGAAGCGGGTGTTCCTATTGGGAAGGGTTATGTAAAAGAGGGCATGTGGAAGATGAATGTAATGGCTGTTAAGCCAAATGctgttattgataataataaagcTAGTACTTCTTCTGTTTACCTTCTTGAGTCTTCAAATTtatggcatggtagactaggtcATGTTAATTATAATTCTTTGCGTAGATTAATTAACTTGCATTACATACCCACGTTCAATATTGATTCAAAACATAAGTGCGAAACTTGTGTAGAAGCGAAATTAACCAGGTCATCGTTCAAAACAGTTGAAAGAGACACTGAACCCCTTGATTTAATTCACAGTGAtatttgtgatttaaaatttgttcaaacaagAGGTGGTAACAAATActttattacttttattgatgataGTACAAAGTATTGTTATGTGTACTTGCTAAAAAGCAAAgatgaggctatagagaaatttactctctataagcaagaggttgaaaatcaacttaataagaaaattaagatgataagaagtgatcgtggtggtgaatatgTAGAACCATTTAGTGAACTTTGTGCACAAAATGGAATCATTCACGAGGTAACACCACCTTATTCTCTTGAATCCAATGGAGTGGCAGAACGGAAAAATCACACTTTAAAAGAGATGATGAATGCCATGTTATTAAGTTCTGGATTACCACAGAACATGTGGGGTGAAGCTATTTTGTCagctaattatcttttaaataagattccccggaaaaaagatcaaaagacaccatatgaattatggaaaggtagaCAACCTTCATACAAATACTTAAAAGTGTGGGGATGTATGGCTAAGATGATTGCACCATTGCCAAAAAGAATGAAAATAGGTCCAAAAACAGTAGATTGTATTTTCATTGGTTATGCACAAAATAGCAATGCATATCGATTTCTTGTACATGAGTCTAAAAACCCGGACATTCACAAGAATACGATAATGGAATCAAAGAATGCATCATTCTTTGAACATGTATTTCCTTGCAAAGATAATGGGGTTGGACCAAGCTCTTCTAAGTGAACATCTGAAACGATGGATGATCGAGAACaagaagaggaaactgatgaaGTCCAAGTAGAGCCAAGGCGAAGCAAAAGGGCAAGGATAGAAAATTCTTTTGGACCAGATTTTCTAATTTATATGATAGAGGTAGAACCTCGAACATATAAAGAAGCTGTGAGCTCTATTGAAGGTCCTTTTTGGAAGGAAGCCATAAGGAGTGAAATTGATTCCATCCTGCAAAATCATACTTGGGAACTAGTTGACCTTCCTCCTGGATGTAAACCTTTAGGTTCCAAGTGGATTttcaaaaggaaaatgaaaaCAAATGGAACAATTAATAAGTACAAGGCCCGATTGGTAATAAAAGGTTACAAACAACAAGAAGGCTATGACTACTTTGATACTTATTCTCCGGTGACGAGAATAAATTCTATCAGGATGATTTTGGCAATTGATGCATTGCGAAATCTAGaagttcatcaaatggatgtaaaagcTGCCTttctaaatggagatcttgatgAAGAAATATACATGGAACAACCCGAGGGTTTTGTTGTTCcagggaaagaaaggaaagtttgcAAACTTATTAAGTCActgtatggacttaagcaagcaccAAAGCA
The genomic region above belongs to Humulus lupulus chromosome 1, drHumLupu1.1, whole genome shotgun sequence and contains:
- the LOC133832724 gene encoding uncharacterized protein LOC133832724, giving the protein MAENMDVIATGSIEGSPQTPASTTKDQSKGQAVQVSVPLVPTVSTVPVNHNEKPDKFTGVNFKTWQQKMLFYLTTLNLARFLKEDPPFIGEDEIDVQTQQAIDAWKHAEFLCRNYLLNGLSDTLYGVYSVKKTAKELWNSLDHKYKAEDAGAKKFLVGQFLNFKMVDSKNVISQVQELQLIIHGIHAEGMVLSESFQVAAIIEKLPPAWKDFKNYLKHKRKEMSVEDLILRLRVEEDNQGNEKRTLNPNAAKAKLMEHDRGSKGKNPKHKQRPKLGPKGGIAKKPKLQGKCFNCGKMGHKSSECKLRKKKGNETYMVGAISQEVAELDLCAVVSEVNLVDANSKEWWLDTGAIVIYVQTSQHSLI